One window of Myripristis murdjan chromosome 8, fMyrMur1.1, whole genome shotgun sequence genomic DNA carries:
- the ypel3 gene encoding protein yippee-like 3: MVKLTKAKTFQAYLDSCHRRYSCVHCRAHLANHDDLISKSFQGSQGRAYLFNSVVNVGCGPAEERLLLTGLHAVADIYCENCHTTLGWKYEQAFELSQKYKEGKFIIELSHMIKDNGWD; this comes from the exons ATGGTGAAGCTGACAAAGGCCAAGACATTCCAGGCCTACCTGGACTCCTGCCACCGTCGCTACAGCTGTGTCCACTGCCGCGCCCACCTGGCCAACCACGATGACCTAATCTCCAAG TCTTTCCAAGGGAGTCAGGGCCGAGCCTACCTCTTCAACTCTGT AGTGAACGTCGGCTGCGGTCCTGCGGAGGAACGGCTGCTGCTTACCGGGCTCCATGCTGTGGCCGACATCTACTGTGAAAACTGTCACACCACGCTGGGCTGGAAATAT GAGCAAGCCTTTGAACTGAGTCAGAAGTACAAGGAGGGCAAGTTCATCATCGAGCTGTCCCACATGATAAAGGACAACGGGTGGGACTGA